AGTCGCCTGTTAAGCAGTAGAGTAGTAGAGACATAGTAAGTGTCAGCATGTGGTGTAGCTTGACACAGGATCAGACGGCGCACTGACTGTAGAGCACGTGCAGGTACTGCTGCATCGACAGCAGGGTTGTAAAAGGGTGAGGTGCATCGTGCAGAAAACCACCCCCAACTACTCACTCCGAAAAGAATACAAAGAACTGTTTTGATTGACAGCAGGGTTGTAAAATGGTGATGTGTTTGTGACGCAAGAACTCCTGTTCATGGTCACGAACTGTTTTGATTGAGTCTTGTTTTCCCCAATAGATGAGTCCATCCCTGTCAAGTCACCATATTCAATGAAGGCATAGGCCTTTTGACAAAAGTTTTGCTCTTTGTGGAGAGTTCAAATATACCTTCGTTTCAAGTGTTGGTTCTCATTAGACTATGGGGCATGATCAAAGATTGACTTCAACTTCTAAGTATTATTAACACCTCTACTTGGCACTTTTTTTGCGGGGACCTCTACTTGGCACTTGATGCGCTCTGTTAAAGAGTGGTGGGTCATGGCTCTCTTCGATGAattcttcttgggcaccatggaTCTCGGGCGCCTGAACTATTGGGTCATCACTCTTATCCCCAAAGTACCGGGCGCGGCGGACATTCGCCAGTTCCGGCCTATCACTGTGATCAATGTGATATTCCGGTtcctggccaaagggtacgccaatacGGTGACCCTGTTAGCTGACTCGATCACTCACCCCAATCAGTCGGCCTTCATTTAGGGTCGATTTATTCTGGATGGGGTGTTGGTTTTCCGCGAGGTCCTTCATGAGGTCCGCTCCAAGCACCAACGGGTGGTCTTCCTGAAGCTCGACTTTCATAAAGCCTACAACACTATTcactggcccttccttcgggaagtattACTCTGCAAGGGCTTTGATGACCGCTGGGTGACCAGAGTTATGCAGCTTGTCTCCTGCGGTCGGACCGCCATTAACATTAACGGTGAGATTGGCCCCTTCTTGCCCACGCTTTGTGGGGTTTGCCAAGGCGACCCATTCTCTCCGCTCCTGTTTAACATGGTGGTAGACGCCCTTCTTGACAAGGCCAAATCGGCCGGCCATATTCATGGTGTGGTCCCACACCTAGTAGGAGGGGGATGGGTCTCCCTCCTCCAATTTGCCGACAACACCATAATAATGGTCGAGGGCTCCGTGACCGATATTGCCAACCTGAAGTTTTTCCTCATGTGCTTCCAACAGATGTCCAGGCTTACCATCAACTTCGATAAAAGCGAAGTGATGATTCTGGGATACCCCCCGGACGAGGCCCAGGGCATTGCTGACCGGCTTATTTGCCGTCTGGGTTCTTTCCCCACAACTTATttggggatccccattagtgactCGCGACTCATCGTGGCGGGCCTCCGCCCTTCCATGACCCGAATGCAACACCGGGTCGAGCCCTGGAAGGGTCGGTGGCTCTCGAAGGTGGCGAGGGTAATCCTCATCAACTCCTCGCTTGCCAGCCTCCTctggttcctcatgagcttctatagcctACATGAGACGCTCCACCGGGAGGTTGTTAAGTATCAGTCCAGGTTTTTCTGGGATGGCGAGGGGGACAAGCAAAAGTACCATATGGTGAGCTGGCCTGACATTtgcaaacccaaggaccagggGGATCTGGGGATCTTGTCTTCTCaacgcatgaacattgccctcctgacCCGTTGGCTATGGCGTATCGCCAACGGGGAGCGCGGCCTCTGGCTCACCATCATCCAGAATAAATACCTTCGCGGCCAGCCTCTAGCTTTCTGCCAGCGCTCTGGTGGATCCCAGTTCTGGTAGGCAGTGATTCAGCTCCTCCCCGTGCTTCGTATTGGCACATCCATCTCAGTGGGTTCCGGGTCCTCGACCCTATTTTGGTTCGACCGCTGGCTaggggactcccccctggccgcccgcTTCCCGGGCCTATTTGCCATTGCGGCTGACCCCCAGATCTCCGTCgagacggcccttattgacttagggtgtCTTGCCTTCCGGCGCCCCTTTGGCCCCCATGAGGTTGACGCGTGGGACGCCCTTCTCCAGGACATCACTCTCCTGCTGATGGATGTAGAGGGCGCCCCTGACTCCATGTCGTGGCACCTGGAGCCTTCCGGCCGCTTCTCCACGAAATCTATGTACGCGGCCATCGCCCCTTCGCTGGTCCCTGAGCCCTTTAGCCTGATCTGGGACATTCGCCTCCCCCTAAAGATCAGGATATTCCTTTGGCAGTGGATCCGGGGACGCCTCCCCTCTGGGGTTAAAGTCCGCAAGCGTAATGGCCCAGGGGACGGGATGTGTCCCTTGTGCGTCATGATTGAGGACtcgaaccacatcttcttctcATGCTCCACTGCCCAGTTCCCGTGGCCGTGCTTCCGTGAAACGGTCGGCGGACGATGGTGTAATACCAACTTCCCCGACTTACTTGCTGAGATCCACGCCTCCTCTCCTCgctaccgccatattagatggTTGTGCATTGGAATCCTCGTGTGGACGCTTTGGAACATTCGCAACAAGCTTGTCATTCAGAAAGTGCCTCTGCGACGTGCGACTGACGCGATCTTCATAATGTGGGGCTatttgcagctctggcggccgcttagccgcccccaggacTGGATCGTCATCAACACCCTCCTCGCCGACCTTCGATCAATGGCCTTCCGCATGGCGCCCCCGCTTCCGCCACCTCCGCTGGAGCCTGATTAGGCATGCTTCTCATGTGGCGGTCTTTGTGTGTGTCCTTTTGTTtctagggcttgttgagctgtgcccttaGCACTAACCCTCCTGCTACCTTATTTGTGTGTGTGactttgggtgtgtgtgtgtgtgtgtgtgtgtgtgtgtgtgtgtgaaccttGTTGGATATTTGGCTCGGGCGGTtttctttatatataaagcggggcgaaagcctttttcggtaaagagTGGCGGGTTGCCTTATGTGACACAACCATCCCCAACAGAAAAGTGATGGCTTCCCTCTCAATGCTTTAGCCCCATGAACAATTTGGAATGGAAGAAATGCCCGGGCTTCCCAACGCAAGAGCGCCCTGCCAATGGCTCTTCTCCCCAACAATAAGAACGAACTGATACTTTGGGTAGCCGCAGGGGCAGAAAAATCAGGAACAATCATGTTGGGTGAGTAATAGCCTTATTTTGGTTGGGGTGTTGTAACACGAACTTGAACTCTTTTCTCTTCTTAATTAATGGATTAGGCAAATCTTGTAGTTCCATTTCAAAAAAATATATGGCTAACACATGCCACTACTTTTGGCCAATTATTCATTGTAACTCACCGGATCTCGGTTCTGTTACAGAGTTATTTGGTTTTGCATTACTGCCAAGATTGAGGGCTCTAAATTACTAGAAATAGTTTAATAAATTATATGAATTATCACTAAGCATCAGGCTGATTGCTTGTTCAAAATTCTTATGTTTATGCAACTTTGGATGCAATCAAGTGAAGAGTGAAGAGGAAGGACAAGACTGTGTTGGAGAAGGCAATGTGTGTTATCAGATTGCTCCATGTGTGCTTGATCTTCCTTAATGTGCAATCGGTAGAGAAGAACCCTACTTTAGACATGTTTGATGTGCATTCATCAATACTTACTATTGTCACAGGTTACCCCATTGTCTAGGTCGTCCTTAACTACGAACATATGGTTATCCATGAGTTTGTTGACAATGCTGAGGAGGAGAGCCGTATCAGAGCATCACCAACAACATCTCTATAATTTGGTGATCCAAAACCAACTTTAGGTGTGGAGAGAGAAAAGTTTTGGGTTAGCAATTTTTTTTTTCGCATTTTAGCAACCATATAACCGATGCCCTATAACTTGAGAACCACATGAAATATGGCGATCCGATGGCGAGGAGCTCGGAAGGGATGGTTGCACGGTACTCGGGGATGGCAACGGGAGTTTGGGAATGGCGATGAGGTCCTCGGGGGCGGTGGCATGGTGCTCGGGGCAACAGCGGGAGCTTAGGAATGACGATGAGGTGCTCGAGGACGGCGACAGGAGCTTGGGGCACGCGGCAGGGGAAAATCTGACGGTGTGGAACACGGTGGGATTGGACAGTCGAAATTGGGCGGGACAGGGCGATGGCGGCCCGAGCTCGGTGGCGATTGTGTGGGTTgtggcggtgcccccccccccccccccctcgagtgGCAACATTGAGCGGTGGGGTGGCAGGGCTTGGGGGCAACCAAGGGAGTGGTAGTCGCGGTGGCGGCCGACGACCAAAATTGGCTGACCCAGTGGGGCGGGTGAGGCAGCGATGAATGTTCAACGATTGGCGGTTGGGCTCCCGACGCATCACTTTTGGTTTTTACCTAAAAATTTGCACGGTATGGCTATAGGGCGGCTTTTGAAAGTGTTTTTCTGGCCCTAAGACCCGAAAGGCCGTTATTGCACATtattgttggagatgctcttagtgatTTGCCTGTCTTTGAGGTGTATCTATTGTTGTATTCTATGTCTTTTCCAGGTAGCTGTCGCGTTAGTCGGAATTGACGATGCAGCTTGAGGCCAGAAGATTGCCCAGCTCGTATGTGATAATGAATTAATGATGCACTTGTCGATGCAGTCTTCGACTGAACGCTGATATATTGCAGGTGTCAATCAAAATGTTAAAGAATTACGGCGGCTCGTTTTGTCAACGGTGTGATCGTCTGGTGGTCTAGGAACCTTGACGTAATTTTAATTATATTAACGATGCTTTATACTTTCGGTGAACTTTTATAATATATCTAAATTCTTTTTGAAAAAAAGAGAAATCTCATCTTTTCCCGTGAACAGAAAGATAAGACATTCAGTCACGCTGGGGCAGGACCGCAGGACATAACTGACAATGGTTGGTTTTCTCGTGTGATTTCTTTGTTGCTTCAACCACTGACCACTCCCCCCATTGTGGCCGCCTGCAAACACGCCGTCGCTGCCCACTTCCTCCGTCGCCCCATCTCTATTCCTCGTGGATGTGCCTCTCATCTTCCTTCGAGCGCCAGCTTCGCTCCGCGCCATCCACCGACCAGGTCGCCGGCCACCACCGCGAAGGGCGCCGGTAGGACGGACCCTCCGCTGTGCCGCGACTGCATTCCACCCACCCTCCCCCCGGTCTCCAGCATTGTTGTGACAAGAGAACCCCCATGGCCTGCGATTAGGGGAGTGGAAACTGCATGATTCGGTGAGTCCAAGGTTAGATTTCTGTGCTGAATGTTCGATTGTTGAGTAGAAAGCAAAATGATTTGCCATCCCATCTGAATTTGATTACAGATTTACAGATTTGATCTGCTCCTAAGCCTGGAAAGGAAGTTCAGTCTAGTTCCAAGTTGGGCTGAGTGTCTGACCTCCGTCCGTTATCCACCCTTGTCGGCACCGACATTCGCAATCTGCGGCAATGCCATGCGTGCGACCCGGCTCGTCCTCCAGCACCGTCTCCGCACGCGCCAACCAGCAGCTGCTAAACAAACTCAAGGATCATCTGGACTCTGGGACGCTCCAGCCGGAGCGCGCACACCAACTGTTCGACAAATTGCTGCGCCAAACGGTTCCGGTATCAGCGTGCGCACTCAACGGCTTATTTGCTTCCCTCGCGCGTGCGCTGCCCTCCGCTGCCTGCACCGACGGCCCTGCTCTAGCCATTGCTCTCTTTAACCGCATGGCTCGAGAAGGCCACCAGGTGATAACGCCCAACATTTTCACCTACAGCATACTAATTGACTGCTGCTGCCGCTCGCGCCGCCCAGAGCTAGGGCCCGCCTTCTTTGGCCGCCTCCTCAAGACAGGCCTCATGGCGAACGTCGTTACCTTCACCAGCCTATTCAAGTGCCTCTGTGACATGAAGCGGATGGACGAGGCTGTGGGAGTGCTGCTTCACAGGATGCCCGGAGACATGCCTGATGTCATCTCCTACTCAACAATCCTCAAGGGCTTCTGCAATGAGGGGAGGAGCCAGCTTGCACTTAATCTGCTCCAGATGATGGTCAAAAAAGGAGCTGGCCACTCACCCAACGTGGTATCATACAACATGGTAATCGATGGCTTCTTTAAGGAGGGTGAAGTAAGCAAAGCATGCAATCTATTCCATGAAATGAAACAGCGGGGGGTCGTGCCTGATGTGTGGACATATAATTCCATTATTGATGCAATGTGCAAAGCAAGAGCAATGGACAAGGCAAAATTGGTCCTAAGACAAAT
Above is a window of Triticum aestivum cultivar Chinese Spring chromosome 6B, IWGSC CS RefSeq v2.1, whole genome shotgun sequence DNA encoding:
- the LOC123136133 gene encoding protein Rf1, mitochondrial; this translates as MPCVRPGSSSSTVSARANQQLLNKLKDHLDSGTLQPERAHQLFDKLLRQTVPVSACALNGLFASLARALPSAACTDGPALAIALFNRMAREGHQVITPNIFTYSILIDCCCRSRRPELGPAFFGRLLKTGLMANVVTFTSLFKCLCDMKRMDEAVGVLLHRMPGDMPDVISYSTILKGFCNEGRSQLALNLLQMMVKKGAGHSPNVVSYNMVIDGFFKEGEVSKACNLFHEMKQRGVVPDVWTYNSIIDAMCKARAMDKAKLVLRQMVDSGVQPDIVTYNKLIHGYSISGQFEEVVRLLDKMRSQGVKPTVFTCNTVMDYLCKHGRIKEAAEFFYSMVEKGHKPNIVSYAIMFRGYAKEGSLVEMTDLCELMARDGIVPDLHCFNILINAYAKCGMMDVAILFFKDMLKQGVNPDEVTYLAVIAGYCRVGMMDDAMENFNEMIGMGVPHNATVYRCMIQGYLNHGDFLKARELITEMKTKGIHPRPRKSQGIDPGYLMTQLFTGA